The genomic DNA AGGAAGAGCACCACCGTGACGACCATCACCTGGATGGAGATGAGCGCCAGATCATCCAGGCGCTCGCGATCCGCGAAGTGCACGTCGTAGAGGCACAGCGCCGTGCCCACCACGAGCCAGGAGATGACGCCCACCCCCAGCAGCACCCAGAGATCCGTGCGCTCCAGGTGGAGGTCATGCCCCATGAGCGTCGTGGAGATGAGCAGCGCCGCCACCACCAGCACCACGTCCGCCACCAGGTTCACCTTGGCGGCGAAGCCCGGGGCGAAGCGCGAGGGCTCCGGCTGCGTGGCCCGCGCGGGCACGAGCGCCAGAGGTTGTTTCGTCTCCTCGGCTCCAGTGGCCGCCGCCTGCTGCACCAGCGGCGCCGCGACGGACGCCGACAGGTGGGCAACGGGCTCGGCCCCCTCCTGGGACTTGTTGGAGAGAGGCTCGTGGGAAGGGGCACCAATTTCAGATGCGGGTCGCATTCGTGAGCCTGTCAGGAGTTGGAATCGACGGCCCGGATGATAAAGGACCGAGATGCTGGCATGAAGCGGGGGTCACCCAACTGTTCAGAGCACGCGGCCTCCGGAGTCCGCAGCGAACAGCGTAAAGGGTTGGGCTGAAATCCGTCAACCATCCCTGGATTCATCCACCCCAGGTAGAAGCCCGTGTGTGGATAGGCGTTGTAGGCCCACACGCGTCCTACCTGTAGGAGGTGGGTGCGAGGGGCAGGACCTCATGGGTGCTCCGCGTGGAGGCGCGACGTGAGCGTGCTAGAGGCTCGGGCATGAGTCCACACAGGTGGGAGGGGGTCGTCATCCGCGAGGCGCGACCCGAGGATGACGCCGCCGTGGGCGAGCTGCTGGTGGAGTCGTTCATCACCCAGTACGCCCAGAAGCTGCCAGAGGTGCGCTATGACGAGACGCGCAAGCGCGAGCTTCGGGATGTGGCGCGTCGGCGCGCCGTGGGCCGGGTGCTGGTGGCCGAGCTGGTGGGGCGCGTGGTGGGCACCGTGTCCCTGTGGCCCCCGGGCGCGCCGGGTTCCGAGGCCTGGATACCGGGCGCGGCGGATCTCCGGCAGCTGGCCACGGCGGTGGATTTCCATGGACAGGGGCTGTCCGGACCCCTGCTGGACGCGGCCGAGCGGCTCGCGCGTGAGTGGTCCGTGCCCGCCATCTGCTTGCATGTGCGCCAGGGGGCGGTGGGGGTGGCGCGCATGTACGAGCGCCGGGGCTTCGTGCGCGAGCCCACGGGAGACCTGGCCCTGCCCACCCTCTTCCTCGAAGCCTATGTGCTGCGTTTCCCCGCGTGAAGCCAGACGCTCGCTCGCACGTCTGCCCTTGACGCCCCTCCGAGAATTCCTCTCTCGTTTTCCCTGAAAGGGATTGGAGTCCGTTGCACCCTGCATCGAGTTCCGGCGGGAGGCGAATTCTGTGGCCAGGGAGCCTGATGGGACGGCCTTGATCGCGAGGTTCTCGCGCGGCGCTGGTGCCGTGTAGCGTCTCCGGCTCGTGTCCAGGCGGAGGAACACCATGCGCGCGTTGCGATTGGAGCGGTTGGAGGGTCCCGAGGGGTTGCTGCTCACGGAGGTGCCGGAGCCCGAGGCGGGCGATCAGGTGCTCATCGACGTGAGGGCCGCGGGCGTGAGCTTTCCGGATCTGCTGCTCAGCCGGGGCCAGTACCAGATGAAGCCCTCGCTGCCCTTCGTGCCCGGTGTGGAGGTCGCGGGCGTGGTGCGCCATGCGCCGGAGGGCGCGGCGGTGAAGGCGGGAGACCGGGTGATGGCCTTCACCCTGCTGGGGGGTTGGGCGGACGTGGTGGCCGCCGCGCCCGGCATGACGTTTCCCATCCCCGAGGGCTGGAGCTTCGAGGCCGCCGCGGGCACGGTGATGAACTACCACACGGCCCACTTCGCGCTGCACCGCCGGGGCCGGTTGCGCGAGGGCGAGACGGTGCTCGTGCATGGCGCCGCGGGAGGCGTGGGCACGGCGAGCCTGCAGGTGGCGCGAGGCGCGGGCGCGCGCGTGCTCGCGGTGGTGAGCAGCGAGGAGAAGGCCGAGGTGGCGCGCAGCGCGGGCGCGGACCGGGCGTTCCTGTCCACCTCCGGGGATTGGGTTTCCCAGGTGAAGGAGGCGACCGGAGGCCGGGGCGTGGACGTGGTGCTGGATCCCGTGGGCGGCGACATCTTCGACCTGAGCCTCAAGTGTCTGGCGCCCGAGGGCCGCCTGCTCGTGGTGGGCTTCGCGGGCGGACGGATTCCCGAGGTGAAGGTGAACCGGCTGTTGCTCAAGAACGTGGACGTGGTGGGCGTGGCCTGGGGCTCTTTCCTGCTGCACGAGCCCGGCATCACGGCGGAGATCTCCCGCGCGTTGGCCTCGCTGGCGGAGAAGGGCTTCGTCGAGCCGGTGGTGGGCCCCGTCTTCCCCCTGGAGCAGGCCGCCCAGGCGCTGCGCGCGCTCGAGTCACGCACGGCCGTGGGCAAGGTGGTGTTGCGCGTGCGATGACCTGATCCCGGAGGTTCGCTCCGGTGAGCGGCCTCGTTAGCATGGGGGCTTCCTTCCCCCGCAGCGAGGCACACCAATGCTCACCGGACGCATGATGGACTTCCCGCTCACGCTGACCCACTTCCTCGATCGGGCCCGGACCTATTTCGGCCAGTCGGAGATCGTCAGCCGGCAGCCGGACAGGTCGCTGCATCGCTACACCTATGCCGACTTCTCGCGCCGCGCGCGTCAGCTCGCCGAGGCCCTGACCCGTCTGGGCGTGAAGCCGGGCGATCGCGTCGCCTCGCTGTGTTGGAACCACTACCGCCACCTGGAGCTGTACTTCGCCGTGCCCGCGATGGGCGCGGTCCTCCACACGCTCAACCTCCGGCTCCATCCCAACGATCTCGGCTACATCGCGCGCCACGCCGAGGACCGGTTCATCGTGGTGGATCGCTCGCTCTTGCCCCTGCTCGAGAAGTTCATCGGCTCCGTGCCGAGCGTCGCGCACATCATCGTCGTTCCGGATGATGGCCCCGCGCCCGAGGGACGGCTGGACTACGAGCGGCTGCTCGCCGCCGAGCCGGGCACCTTCGTCTTTCCCCCGCTCGAGGAGCGCTCCGCGGCGATGCTCTGCTACACCTCGGGCACCACGGGCAACCCCAAGGGCGTGCTCTATACCCACCGCTCCATCGTGTTGCACACGCTCGCCGAGTGCATGGCCGACACCTTCGGCATCGGCGAGGCGGATGCCGTGATGCCCGTGGTTCCCATGTTCCATGCCGCCGCCTGGGGCATGCCCTTCGCTGGTTTCTTCACGGGCTCGAAGATCGTCCTCCCCGGGCCGCATCTGGAGCCCACGTCCCTGCTGGACCTCATGGCGGCCGAGCGCGTCACCCTGGCCGCCGGCGTGCCCACCATCTGGCTGGGCATCCTCGCCTTGCTCGATCAGGAGCCCTCGCGCTGGGATTTGAAGAGCGTGAGGGGCATGTTGATCGGTGGTTCGGCGGCCCCCCAGGCGATGATCGAGGGCTTCCAGAACCGCCATGGTCTCGCCGTGACCCACGCCTGGGGCATGACGGAGCTCCAGCCCGTGGGGACGATCGCGAGGCCCCGGCACTCGCACCAGGGCAAGAGCCCCGCCGAACGCTTCGCCCTGCGCGCCACTCAGGGCTACGCGCTGCCCTTCGTCGAGGTGCGCCACGTGAGCGACTCGGGCGAGGTGCTGCCCTGGGATGGCACCACCATGGGCGAGTTGGAGGTGCGCGGACCCTGGGTGGCCTCCTCGTACTACGGAGACGAGGGCGCGGACCGCTTCACGCCGGATGGATGGTTCAAGACGGGAGACGTCGTCACGCTCGACGCGGAGGGGTTCGTGCGCATCACCGACCGCTCCAAGGACGTCATCAAGTCCGGCGGCGAGTGGATCAGCTCCGTGGCCCTGGAGAACGCGCTCATGGCGCACCCGGCGGTGCTGGAGGCGGCCGTGTTCGCCGCGAAGGACACCAAATGGGACGAGCGTCCGCTGGCCGCCGTGGTGCTCAAGCCGGGCCAGTCCGCGACCCGGGAGCAGCTCGCCGCGCACCTGGAGACGCACTTCGCCAAGTGGTGGCTGCCGGAGGACTACGTCTTCCTGGCGCAGATTCCCCGCACCTCCACGGGCAAGTTCCTCAAGACGAAGCTGCGCGAGGACCACGGTGATCACCTGCTCAAGCGGGCGAACAAGGAGCGTTGAGGGTGAGACAGCCTGCTTGAGGGGGCTGGTCGCCACATCAGATGGCGCGAGTAGAGTGGGACTCATGAATCTCTCGACTCATTTCTCGCGCCTGGGCTGGGTTGTCTTGCTCGGGAGTCTGGTGACGGGTTGCGCGACGGAGACTGCTTGGCGGACGGAACTCGGGGCGGACCCGGTGAAGACGGTGGCCTCGCCCGCGCCAGAAGAACTCTCCGACTTCGTGCTCGTCCTCCACTCCGCTCCGGGCCGCGGGATGACGCACGAATGGCGCCGGGCCGAGACGATCGACCTTTCGGCGTACCAGCATCCGGCTCGGGCTTCGGGCTCGAGCGGAGGCGTCGTGTTCGCCGCCATGCAGCCGCGCGATTGCCATGCGGAACTCCTGGACTGCGTGGCCAGATGCATGCGCCGACCGCTTCCTCGCGGGTTCGGTCACATGACGCTGGGAAACAGGGGCAAGGGGGCGAAGGAACAATACTGCCAGGATGAGTGCATGCGGCCCTTCAGGGATTGCGAGGAGTCGCAGGGGCGTCAGCTCCACGAATTCTCGGCCATGGACAAGGCCGTGGATTGGTTGGAGCGCCACTCCCAGGTGCTCCTGGCGGGGAGCGTGGTGATCATCGCGGGAGTCGTCTTCGTCACGGTGTCCGCGGGCGCGGGATTGCTCGTGCTCGTTCCCGCGACGCTGCTGTCCGTCGCGGCGCCTGGGTCGGTGGGCGAGCGGGTGGCGCTCCAATGACCATTCAAGAACGGATCCTGCGGACCCAGAACCTTCTGGGCCTGGCTCAAGAGAACGCCCAGTCCCAAGAGGAAAAAGACTTCCTGGCCACGGCGGTCGATGCGCTCTGGTTCATCTGGCGCAATGGGCAGATGTATGAGTTCGAGGAGTACCGCCGTGATCAAGACGCGGATGCTCCCCTGCGGGTCATCGCCGCGTTCGACACCGAGGACGAGGCGCACGCCTGGTTGAAGGCTCAGCCCCGGGTGCCGCTTCTGGCCAAGGTGTTGATCGCGGACCAGTACCACGTCGTCATGTGTTCGGATGACCAGCAGAAGCGGTATCTGCCGCCGGACCTCACCATCGCCTACTACATCCAGGAACTGACGCGCGATGGGTCGCCGCCCGCCACGGCCCGCTTCGACACGCTGGAGGAGGCGCGAGCCTGGTTCAACGCCCAGTGCGCCCCGCTCCCCTGGACCGTCATCCAGGTGGGAGGCGCGCACTACCTCGCGGTCCACTACCGCAACATCCACCACCGGGCTCTCTTCCCCTTCTCCATCGTCGAGAGGCTCGAGAAGCTGACGCCCTCGGAGCCCTGAGTCCGCGCATCGGTCGTGGGAGCGCGCCTGGATGCCTCCCTGAAACGGGGGACTCCGGTAAGCCCGGGGGGTCGAAACCTTTCAGGTTGGGTGATGGTTCCCCGGTCGGCAGGTCGGGTTCCCGTCGGTCTCGCGCCTCTCCTCGGGAAATGGGCCTCCACCGCTCTGACAGGTTGAGTGGGGGTCATGACCTTCTCGGTAGAGCCGGGCTTTCCTTTCGATTTTGGCTGTGTTACCTGTCGAGACACGGACGTCCACGGCCCATCCGCACCGGGAGACGTCGTCATGCCGCGCGTTCCCGCCTCGCGCTTCGCTCCAGGACCCTTCGATTGAGGCCTCCCCATGCCCCAGGTTCACAGAACGCAAGCCCAGCTGGCCGTCTACCTCGGACGGGCGGCCCGTGAGGCACGCAACCGGATCGGGTTGACCCAGGAGGAAGTGGCCGAGCGCGTCGGCGTGGCCACGGAAGTCTACGGCCGCGTCGAGCGCGGCCACCTGTTGCCCAGCGTGCCCACGTTGATGCGGCTCAGCCGCGCCCTGTCGCTCGACGCCAATGATCTCCTGGGCTTCACCACCACACGGCCTCCCTCCTGGCTCGTGCCGCAAGAGGCGCCTGCGGAGGATGAGCCTCCGGCGTTGCGCCGTCTGCTGCGCGTGGCGCGTCGGCTCTCGCCCCGGCAACTCACGCTGCTGGGCGCCACGGCCAACGCCCTGGCGCGTGCCCAGGAGGCTCGTCCCCGCCGCGCGTCGCGGCGCCCTCGCGAAAGCCAGGAGGCGTGAGCCGTGGACTCCGAATCCCTATCGTCCGAACAGCTCCAGCGTCTGTTGGGGGAGGTGGCTCGCTCGGCCCGGGCGCGCCTGGGCCTCACCCAGGCCCAGGTCGCGCTGCGCGTCGGGCTCGTGCCCAATGTCTACGGCCGCATCGAGCGCGGCGGCATGATGCCCGCCGTCCCCACGTTGCGGAGACTCGCGCGCGTGCTCGAGCTCTCCACGGACGCGTTGCTCCTGTTGCGCGAGGAGGACGTGGCCGCCTCCGTCCACCATCCGCTTCCCGAGGTCGAGCTCTCCGGTGACTTGCGGCAGCTCATGGTCCTGGTGCGGGGGTGGCGCCCCGCGAAGGTGAAGCAGTTGCTCCGGGTGCTCAGGTTGCTGGAGGCCCCGCTCAAGGAGGTGTGAGCGCTCCGTCAGAAGTGCAGGCCCAGGCCCGCGAAGGGGCCTGCGAGCACATCCCGATGCACGACCTTGTCCACGAGGCCGCGATCATTGAGCAGCAGGCCGCGCCAGCCCGCACGCAAGGCCAGCGGCCCCAGGTGCAAGGCCAATCCCAACTGCGCGTCCAGTTGCAGGTGCGGCACGGGCACCCACTGCACTCCGCCCTCCAGGTCCAATTCCCCCAGCAGACAGCGCTCGAAGGTCATCGCCAGGCTCGGTCCCAAGAAGGTGGCTCCCGGCGCGCGCGCCACCGCCACGCCTCCCTCGAACCGCAGCCTCCCCTTGTGGCTCACCGCCGCGGCGAACGTCACGTTCGCCCCGCCCAGGTGGAGGGTGTCCCTCCCGCCCAGGCCGTCCTCCGCTCTCAAGGAGAGCGACGTCCATCGCGTGGACACGCCCCAGCGCTCCTCCTCCAGCGCGAAGTGCAAGCCCAGCGCGCCTCCCTGCTTCACGCCCTGGGCCTCCACCCCCAGCCGCACCTGCTTTTGCGCTTCCGGCGGGTCCTCGAAGAACCGCTCCGAGGGCGGGCTGTACGGGCGGTAGGCCACGGTGGACACGCCCGCGGAGACCCAGATGGCCGTCGACGGGGCCAGGGTCGGGCGCTGGGGGCCGCGCCTCGGGGGTTTTCCCTCGCTCCGGGTTTTTCCCACCGCGGAGGCGCCATGGGCGCGCGAGCCGGCCTTGCCGAAACGGGCCTCGGCGGACGGAGCGGCGAGGAGACAACCGGCGGCCATCGCGGCGCACCATGTTCGTGGGGCATGTGGCATGGGGAGCACTCCTGGGCGGACCGCTCATAGGAGCATGTTTTTCGCGGCTCCCCGCCGCCCTCCGCGCCCAGGCACCACTCATGAACACAGCGCTCGGGGACAACGTTGGGGAGCGGGCACATGCGATGCTCGGGGGGGAGGTGACCCATGCTGTTCTTCGACCTGGAGGCCTACGCCCCTCCGGACGAGCGCACCGCGAGCCGTGGCTCGCTCATCGTCAATCCGGCCCGGCCCGGTCACATCCTGCTCGGCGGGTGCTTCTTCTCCCGGCGCTTCGCGGACCCCTTCCCGGAGGCCCCCGAGGTGCAGGGGCTCTGGTTGTGGCACTTCGGCTCCGAGCGGGCGCTCCTGCGGGCCATCCGCGAGCGCTTCGAGGCGGAGTGGGCGCGCCAGCGCGCGGAGAACGCGCGCGTGCTGGGCAAGCCCGTGGTGGACCTCGTCGTGTGCGGCGCGGGCATCGCCCGGTTCGACCTGCCGGCGCTCTACTGCCGCTCGCTCCTGCATGAGGTCGCCAGCGCGGTGGAGTTATACGAACTCTACTTCAAGGCGCGGCCCATCGACCTGTCCAACGAGGCGGGCTTCCTCTTCCCCGAGGAGCCCCACCTCTACCCCAAGACGACCCGGGAGCTGGCGGGGCGGCTGGGGCTGCGCGAGCGCAAGGGCTCGAGCAAGAGCGTGTGGGACAGCTACGAGCGCGGCGAGCACGAGGCCATCGAGCGGCGCACGGCGGACGAGTTGCGGCTGGTGCTGGAGCTCTACCGGCGCCTGCGGGAGCGGGTGGTGCCCACCCCCCCTCCTTGAGGGCCCGGACGCCCCCCCTCGCGCGCCCGGGGGCCTCCGTGCGAGCATGCACCCAAGGAATGGTCGCTTTCCCAAGAACCGGTCCATGACGATTCGCGCCAAGGTGTTGTTGTTCGCGGCGGTCGCCGTCGTGCTCGTGTGCGTCATGGGCCTGTTCCTCTTTGGCGCCGCCCGGCAGGGCCAGCGGCTGCGCCAGCAGTTGGTGGCCATCCAGGAGCAGATCGACGGCTACACGCGCCTGCACTCGGTCGCCTGGCCCTTCCTCAATCAGCTCGCGCAGGCGCGTCAGGCCCAGATGGACACCGCGCTCGTGTCCCAGGAGCTGGCGCGGCGGGTGGACCTGGAGATGGTGCGGCTGGCCGACAGCAGCCTGCGGCAGGGCAGGGACGCGGGGGATATGCGCACCCTGGAGCAGGAGCGATGGGAGCAGCGCGAGGTGCGTGCCGCCCTGTTGCGCTGGTCCGCGTTGGCGGAGCGGCGGGTGAATGAGCTGCCCGCCAACGTGTCCGTGGCGCCCAACGTGGAATGGCTCCTGTACTCGGAGTTCGAGCAGACGGTGGGCCAGCTCATCCATGAGGTGCAGGAGGAGGCGCGCTACGAGCTGGAGCTGCTGGAGCAGCGCCTGGACGCGGGCGTGTTCGTGGGCGAGTGGGTCGCGCTGTGTTTTCCCGTGCTCTGCCTCGTGCTCGTGGTGTTCCTCGTCCTGGCCATCCTCACGCCCCTGCGCCACTCGCTCCAGGGGCTCACCGAGGCGGCGGAGCGCATCGGGCATGGCGACTTCGACGTGCACACGAACGTCTCGTCCCCGGACGAGCTGGGCACCCTGGCGCGCGCCATCGACCGGATGGCGCGCGAGCTGCGCGAGTCCCTGGAGGAGAAGCAGCGGCTGAGCCGCGCCGAGGCCGAGGCCAGCGAGCGCGAGGCCGCGCGCTACCACGCGCTCCTGGAGGACACGGTGCGCACCCGCACCACCGAGCTCGCCGAGGCGAACACCCGCCTGCGCGACAGTCTCCAGCAGTTGCAGTCCACCCAGGAGCAGCTGCTGTCCGCGGACAGGCTCGCCTCGGTGGGGCGGCTCGCCGCGGGCGTGGGCCATGAAATCAACAACCCCCTGGCCTACATCCTCAGCAACCTGCGCTACGTGCACCAGGAGCTCGGCGAGCTGACGGGCGCGCCGAGCGAGGAGGCGCGCCAGGAGATGATCGCGGCGCTCGCCGAGGCGAGCGAGGGGGCCGAGCGCGTGCGCCTCATCGTGCAGGACTTGAAGACGCTGTCGCGCCCGGACGAGGTGGCGCTCGGGCCGGTGAACGTGGCGGACGTGGTGCGCTCGTCCGCGAAGATGGCGCGGCACGAGACGCGGGACAAGGCCCGGTTGGTGGAGGTGTGCGAGGGCGTGCCTCCGGTGCACGCCAACGCCGCGCGCCTGGGCCAGGTCTTCCTCAACCTGTTCATCAACGCGGCGCACGCCATCGCGCCGGGGCGGGTGCAGGACAATGAAATCCGCGTGCACGCGAGTCTGTCCGCGCCGGGTCTGGTGACGGTGGAGGTGAGCGATACCGGGGCCGGCATTCCCCCCGAGTACCTGCGGCGCATCTTCGATCCGTTCTTCACCACCAAGCCCGTGGGCATGGGCACGGGGCTCGGGTTGTCGGTGTGCCACCGCATCATCACCTCGCTCGGCGGCGACATCCGCGTGGAGAGCGCGCCGGGCCAGGGCACCCGCTTCTTCATCACCCTGCGCGTGGCCGAGGGCTCCTCGGGCTCCACCGAGTCGGCGGCCTGACAGCTTCCGGGCACCCGGGGCGGGCGTTGTGTCTCCTGGTGGATGTCCAGGCGTTTCAAGGGCTTCGCGAGCGACGACTGTTCAACGGTCGGCCTCGCGGAATCCTCGACGCTCCGAGCGTCTGGAAAACGCCATCCCCATGTTGCTCGCAGGCCAGTGAGTCAACATAGGAGTGGAACGAATGCCCCCTCGTGGTTCGAGCAGCACCCGGAGCAAGTCCTCGAAGGCCCAGAAGTCCGTGCGCACGCGCGCCAAGCGCGCCGTGACGCGGGCCAGGAAGACCGTGGCCAAGGCGGCTGGCAAGACCAAGACGGCGGTGAAGCGCGCCGCCCAGGACAAGCGCGCCTCGCCCGCCCGCCGCACGCGCAGCACCGGCATCAAGGCCCGCCGTGCCACCTCCGCGAGCGGAAAGACGGGCCGCAAGGTGTCCCGCTCGCCGCGCGCGAAGAAGGTCCCGCGCACGAGCACCCCGATCGCGGCGATTTGAGCCGTCCGGACGTGACTCTCCCCGGCTCTCAGGGTTGGGGAGCCGGGTCCTTCTCGGGCGCCACGTTCCGTTCGCGGCAGGCCGTCAGATCCTGCTCGGTGCCTTGCCACAGGGAGGTGTGCAGGAGCATCTCCCCCCTGCGCATGGGGGCGATGAGCCGTTTGCCCACCGCCGTGGCGGCGTCCGCGGGTTTGATGACGGAGGCGGTGACGAACTGTTCCGGAAAGGAGCGCTGGGAGATGTGGTCGTACGTCAGCACCGTGCCCGCGGGCACATCCTCGGCCAGGCTGACGACGGGGACGAGGTTCCAACCCCGGCGGACCTGATGCTCCTTCTGCTTCACCCAGAAGAACGCCAGCATGAAGGCCACCAGGAACGTCAACACCACGCCCAGGCCAAGGCCCAGGAAGAATCCCGGGCGGCCGCGCGACTTCGTGTTCTCAACCATTCAGGGCCTCCTCGTAGAGTCGGGCGAGCGCCTTGGCCTCGTGGCTCACGCCGAAGCGCGCGCGGGCCTCCTCGGCGGCGGCGCGGCCCACGGCATGGGCGCGTCCGGGCTCGCGCAGGAGCATGCGCAGGTGCTCGCGCAGCGTGGCCACGTCCCCGGGCTCGTAGAGAAAGCCCGTGCGGCCGTGCTCGATGACGGCCGGCACGTGCGGTAGCCGCGTCACCACCGGACAGCACCCCGACGCCATGGCCTCCACCAACACCATGGAGAAGGCCTCGCCGTAGGACGGGTGCACGAGGATGCTCAGGCCCTGGTACCAGGGCACGACGTTGGAGTGCTCGCCCGCCAGCACCAGCGCTCCATTCGTCGACGCGCGCAGCTTCTGGGCCCACGCCGCGTCCTGGCCCTTGGCCAGTCCCACCAGCACGGGCGTCCACTCGGGGAACTCGGAGAGCAGCGGCTTCATCGCCTCCACGAAGTCCCCCTGGCCCTTGTTGGGGCGCACCCGGCCCACCACGCCGATGCCGAAGCGTCCGCCGAGCCCCAGCGCGCGCCAGGCCTCCTCGCGCTCCTCGGGCGGGGTGAAGCGCGTGAGGTCCACCCCATGGGTGACGATGGAGGAGGGCATGCCCATCCACTCGGCGCCCTGGGGGTTGAGGGTGACGAGCCGCTCGGCGCGGCGGGCCAGCAGCCGGGTGAAGCCGCTGGGCTTGTAGGGGCCATGGCGCGTGTAGACCAGCCGCACCCGCCGGCCGAGCAGCCGCAGCAGGAAG from Melittangium boletus DSM 14713 includes the following:
- a CDS encoding GNAT family N-acetyltransferase; translated protein: MSPHRWEGVVIREARPEDDAAVGELLVESFITQYAQKLPEVRYDETRKRELRDVARRRAVGRVLVAELVGRVVGTVSLWPPGAPGSEAWIPGAADLRQLATAVDFHGQGLSGPLLDAAERLAREWSVPAICLHVRQGAVGVARMYERRGFVREPTGDLALPTLFLEAYVLRFPA
- a CDS encoding NADPH:quinone oxidoreductase family protein, yielding MRALRLERLEGPEGLLLTEVPEPEAGDQVLIDVRAAGVSFPDLLLSRGQYQMKPSLPFVPGVEVAGVVRHAPEGAAVKAGDRVMAFTLLGGWADVVAAAPGMTFPIPEGWSFEAAAGTVMNYHTAHFALHRRGRLREGETVLVHGAAGGVGTASLQVARGAGARVLAVVSSEEKAEVARSAGADRAFLSTSGDWVSQVKEATGGRGVDVVLDPVGGDIFDLSLKCLAPEGRLLVVGFAGGRIPEVKVNRLLLKNVDVVGVAWGSFLLHEPGITAEISRALASLAEKGFVEPVVGPVFPLEQAAQALRALESRTAVGKVVLRVR
- a CDS encoding long-chain fatty acid--CoA ligase codes for the protein MLTGRMMDFPLTLTHFLDRARTYFGQSEIVSRQPDRSLHRYTYADFSRRARQLAEALTRLGVKPGDRVASLCWNHYRHLELYFAVPAMGAVLHTLNLRLHPNDLGYIARHAEDRFIVVDRSLLPLLEKFIGSVPSVAHIIVVPDDGPAPEGRLDYERLLAAEPGTFVFPPLEERSAAMLCYTSGTTGNPKGVLYTHRSIVLHTLAECMADTFGIGEADAVMPVVPMFHAAAWGMPFAGFFTGSKIVLPGPHLEPTSLLDLMAAERVTLAAGVPTIWLGILALLDQEPSRWDLKSVRGMLIGGSAAPQAMIEGFQNRHGLAVTHAWGMTELQPVGTIARPRHSHQGKSPAERFALRATQGYALPFVEVRHVSDSGEVLPWDGTTMGELEVRGPWVASSYYGDEGADRFTPDGWFKTGDVVTLDAEGFVRITDRSKDVIKSGGEWISSVALENALMAHPAVLEAAVFAAKDTKWDERPLAAVVLKPGQSATREQLAAHLETHFAKWWLPEDYVFLAQIPRTSTGKFLKTKLREDHGDHLLKRANKER
- a CDS encoding head protein; this encodes MTIQERILRTQNLLGLAQENAQSQEEKDFLATAVDALWFIWRNGQMYEFEEYRRDQDADAPLRVIAAFDTEDEAHAWLKAQPRVPLLAKVLIADQYHVVMCSDDQQKRYLPPDLTIAYYIQELTRDGSPPATARFDTLEEARAWFNAQCAPLPWTVIQVGGAHYLAVHYRNIHHRALFPFSIVERLEKLTPSEP
- a CDS encoding helix-turn-helix domain-containing protein translates to MPQVHRTQAQLAVYLGRAAREARNRIGLTQEEVAERVGVATEVYGRVERGHLLPSVPTLMRLSRALSLDANDLLGFTTTRPPSWLVPQEAPAEDEPPALRRLLRVARRLSPRQLTLLGATANALARAQEARPRRASRRPRESQEA
- a CDS encoding helix-turn-helix domain-containing protein, yielding MDSESLSSEQLQRLLGEVARSARARLGLTQAQVALRVGLVPNVYGRIERGGMMPAVPTLRRLARVLELSTDALLLLREEDVAASVHHPLPEVELSGDLRQLMVLVRGWRPAKVKQLLRVLRLLEAPLKEV
- a CDS encoding ATP-binding protein — encoded protein: MTIRAKVLLFAAVAVVLVCVMGLFLFGAARQGQRLRQQLVAIQEQIDGYTRLHSVAWPFLNQLAQARQAQMDTALVSQELARRVDLEMVRLADSSLRQGRDAGDMRTLEQERWEQREVRAALLRWSALAERRVNELPANVSVAPNVEWLLYSEFEQTVGQLIHEVQEEARYELELLEQRLDAGVFVGEWVALCFPVLCLVLVVFLVLAILTPLRHSLQGLTEAAERIGHGDFDVHTNVSSPDELGTLARAIDRMARELRESLEEKQRLSRAEAEASEREAARYHALLEDTVRTRTTELAEANTRLRDSLQQLQSTQEQLLSADRLASVGRLAAGVGHEINNPLAYILSNLRYVHQELGELTGAPSEEARQEMIAALAEASEGAERVRLIVQDLKTLSRPDEVALGPVNVADVVRSSAKMARHETRDKARLVEVCEGVPPVHANAARLGQVFLNLFINAAHAIAPGRVQDNEIRVHASLSAPGLVTVEVSDTGAGIPPEYLRRIFDPFFTTKPVGMGTGLGLSVCHRIITSLGGDIRVESAPGQGTRFFITLRVAEGSSGSTESAA
- a CDS encoding SAF domain-containing protein — its product is MVENTKSRGRPGFFLGLGLGVVLTFLVAFMLAFFWVKQKEHQVRRGWNLVPVVSLAEDVPAGTVLTYDHISQRSFPEQFVTASVIKPADAATAVGKRLIAPMRRGEMLLHTSLWQGTEQDLTACRERNVAPEKDPAPQP
- a CDS encoding glycosyltransferase family 4 protein, giving the protein MTLVVHPHFHRRRTGVTAHTELIVPELGRLMETRALGGHLAPDVPRIPWGELWRRIREEPVVWHAHRNNELLFGFLLRLLGRRVRLVYTRHGPYKPSGFTRLLARRAERLVTLNPQGAEWMGMPSSIVTHGVDLTRFTPPEEREEAWRALGLGGRFGIGVVGRVRPNKGQGDFVEAMKPLLSEFPEWTPVLVGLAKGQDAAWAQKLRASTNGALVLAGEHSNVVPWYQGLSILVHPSYGEAFSMVLVEAMASGCCPVVTRLPHVPAVIEHGRTGFLYEPGDVATLREHLRMLLREPGRAHAVGRAAAEEARARFGVSHEAKALARLYEEALNG